Proteins encoded within one genomic window of Sinorhizobium sp. B11:
- the treS gene encoding maltose alpha-D-glucosyltransferase, which produces MDTAFIEDKKTIAEDLLWYKDAIIYQLHIKSFYDANGDGIGDFEGLYQKLDHIAALGVTAIWLLPFFPSPRRDDGYDIADYRSVSPDYGTIEDFRRFVAAAHERNIKVIIELVINHTSDQHPWFQRARQAPAGSPERDFYVWSDNDQKFPETRIIFLDTEKSNWTFDAVAGAYYWHRFYSHQPDLNFDNPKVMEELIDIMRFWLETGIDGFRLDAIPYLVEREGTNNENLPETHAILKQIRAALDATHPGVMLLAEANQWPEDTREYFGDGDECHMAFHFPLMPRMYMAIAKEDRFPITDIMRQTPDIPDTCQWAIFLRNHDELTLEMVTDAERDYLWETYASDKRARINLGIRRRLAPLMERDRRRIELMNGLLLSMPGTPVVYYGDEIGMGDNIYLGDRDGVRTPMQWSPDRNGGFSRADPARLVLPPVADPLYGFEALNVEAQVADAHSLLNWTRRMLALRGRHSAFGRGSLRFLTPSNRRILAYLREHGDEVILCVANLSRLPQAVELDLSAFEGRIPIELTGMSPFPPIGQLTYLLTLPPYGFFWFQLNKEADGPAWRTAPPEQLADFVTVVVRRSLTELVEQPQHASMLSRDVLPAYLSKRRWFGAKDQPLQEARLVSATPIPFAEGVVLGELEAVLPDHVESYQLPLAAEWDDTPPNVLGQQLSLARIRQGRRVGFLTDGFAVETMARGILRGLRDRSVVSGRTGQIEFIGTDQLDGLALSDDMPIHWLSAEQSNSSLIVGDAAMIKLIRHIFIGIHPEVEMTRYLTQHGYQHTAPLLGEVVRTDGEGRRSTLIIVQGAIRNQGDAWNWMLSNLRRVADEIVMTEAPVEAADEELRPLLSFVSMVGERLGELHVLLAQPSTDEAFSPRRAGAADVETIRKSVTGEIAYAFSKLADLGAEVDEGMGARVTSLLEQQEAIVAQAGTLAEQAIGTLLTRAHGDFHLGQILVTEGDAVIIDFEGEPARNLAERRAKTSPLRDAAGLLRSLDYLTATAMLENDAISDHHDTRRREVITRFGATAEEVFLKAYSEALSLSADLPNSAGDIRKVLDIFLLEKAAYEIAYEARNRPKWLPIPLNGFANILTRLSESRS; this is translated from the coding sequence ATGGACACAGCCTTCATCGAAGACAAGAAGACGATCGCCGAGGACCTGCTCTGGTACAAGGACGCGATCATCTACCAATTGCATATCAAGTCCTTCTACGACGCCAATGGCGACGGCATCGGCGATTTCGAAGGCCTCTACCAGAAGCTCGACCATATCGCTGCCCTTGGCGTCACCGCGATCTGGCTTCTGCCCTTCTTTCCCTCGCCGCGCCGCGACGACGGCTATGACATTGCCGACTATCGCAGCGTCAGCCCGGATTACGGAACCATCGAGGATTTCCGCAGGTTCGTCGCAGCCGCCCACGAGCGCAATATCAAGGTGATCATCGAGCTTGTCATCAACCACACATCCGACCAGCATCCCTGGTTCCAGCGCGCCCGCCAGGCCCCGGCCGGCAGCCCCGAGCGCGATTTCTACGTCTGGTCCGACAATGACCAGAAGTTCCCGGAGACCCGCATCATCTTCCTCGACACCGAAAAATCGAACTGGACCTTCGACGCCGTCGCCGGCGCCTATTACTGGCACCGCTTCTATTCTCACCAGCCCGATCTCAACTTCGACAATCCGAAGGTGATGGAGGAGCTCATCGACATCATGCGCTTCTGGCTGGAAACCGGCATTGACGGCTTCAGGCTCGATGCGATCCCCTATCTCGTCGAACGTGAGGGCACCAACAACGAAAACCTGCCGGAGACGCATGCGATCCTCAAGCAGATCCGTGCTGCCCTCGATGCCACCCATCCGGGCGTCATGCTGCTTGCCGAGGCCAATCAATGGCCGGAGGATACGCGCGAATATTTCGGTGACGGCGACGAATGCCACATGGCCTTCCACTTCCCGCTGATGCCGCGCATGTACATGGCGATTGCCAAGGAGGACCGCTTCCCGATCACCGACATCATGCGTCAGACCCCCGATATTCCCGACACCTGCCAATGGGCGATCTTCCTGAGAAATCATGACGAGCTGACGCTCGAAATGGTGACTGATGCCGAGCGTGACTATCTCTGGGAGACCTACGCCTCCGACAAGCGGGCGCGGATCAATCTCGGCATCCGCCGACGCCTGGCGCCACTGATGGAGCGCGACCGGCGGCGCATCGAACTGATGAACGGCCTGCTCCTGTCGATGCCCGGCACGCCTGTCGTCTATTACGGCGACGAGATCGGCATGGGCGACAACATCTATCTCGGCGATCGGGACGGGGTGCGCACGCCGATGCAATGGTCGCCCGACCGCAACGGCGGCTTTTCGCGGGCAGACCCGGCCCGCCTCGTCCTGCCGCCGGTCGCCGATCCGCTCTACGGTTTCGAGGCGCTCAACGTCGAGGCCCAGGTCGCCGATGCCCATTCGCTGTTGAACTGGACGCGGCGCATGCTGGCGCTGCGCGGCCGGCACAGCGCTTTCGGGCGCGGTTCGCTGCGTTTCCTGACGCCGAGCAACCGCCGCATCCTTGCTTACCTGCGCGAGCACGGCGACGAGGTCATATTGTGCGTTGCCAACCTGTCGCGCCTTCCCCAGGCCGTCGAACTCGATCTGTCGGCCTTCGAAGGCCGCATTCCGATCGAACTCACCGGCATGTCGCCCTTTCCGCCGATCGGACAGCTCACCTATCTCCTGACCCTGCCGCCCTATGGCTTCTTCTGGTTCCAGCTCAACAAGGAAGCCGACGGTCCGGCCTGGCGCACTGCGCCGCCCGAGCAGCTGGCCGACTTCGTGACGGTCGTCGTGCGGCGCAGCCTCACCGAACTCGTCGAACAGCCCCAGCATGCTTCCATGCTCAGCCGCGACGTCCTGCCGGCCTATCTGTCGAAGCGGCGCTGGTTCGGCGCCAAGGATCAGCCGCTTCAGGAAGCCCGCCTGGTATCGGCGACACCCATACCCTTTGCCGAGGGGGTCGTTCTTGGCGAGCTCGAGGCGGTCCTTCCCGACCATGTCGAAAGCTACCAGCTGCCGCTTGCCGCCGAGTGGGACGACACGCCGCCGAACGTGCTCGGCCAGCAGCTGTCGCTTGCGCGCATCAGGCAGGGGCGACGCGTCGGCTTCCTCACTGATGGTTTTGCCGTCGAGACGATGGCGCGCGGCATCCTGCGCGGCTTGCGCGACCGCTCGGTCGTCAGCGGCCGCACGGGCCAGATCGAGTTCATCGGCACCGACCAGCTCGACGGCCTGGCTCTATCCGACGATATGCCGATCCACTGGCTCTCGGCAGAGCAATCCAACAGCTCGCTGATCGTCGGCGACGCGGCGATGATCAAACTGATAAGGCACATATTCATCGGCATTCATCCCGAAGTCGAAATGACCCGCTATCTGACGCAGCACGGCTATCAGCATACTGCGCCATTGCTTGGCGAGGTGGTGCGCACCGATGGCGAAGGCCGGCGTTCGACCCTGATCATCGTCCAGGGCGCTATTCGCAACCAGGGGGATGCCTGGAACTGGATGCTGTCCAATCTCAGGCGCGTCGCCGATGAGATCGTCATGACGGAAGCCCCCGTCGAGGCAGCTGACGAGGAGCTGCGACCGCTGCTCAGTTTCGTTTCCATGGTCGGGGAGCGGCTGGGCGAACTGCATGTCCTGCTTGCCCAGCCATCAACAGACGAGGCCTTTTCGCCACGTCGGGCAGGTGCGGCAGATGTCGAAACCATTCGCAAATCCGTTACCGGCGAAATCGCCTATGCCTTCTCCAAGCTTGCCGATCTTGGCGCGGAGGTGGACGAGGGCATGGGGGCGAGGGTGACATCGCTTCTTGAACAACAGGAGGCAATCGTCGCGCAGGCAGGCACGCTTGCCGAGCAAGCCATAGGAACCTTGCTCACCCGCGCGCACGGCGATTTCCATCTCGGCCAGATCCTGGTGACGGAAGGCGACGCCGTCATCATCGATTTCGAAGGAGAACCTGCCCGCAATCTTGCCGAACGGCGGGCCAAGACCAGTCCGCTGCGCGATGCGGCCGGGCTCTTGCGTTCGCTCGATTACCTGACGGCGACCGCCATGCTCGAAAATGACGCGATCTCCGATCATCACGACACCCGCCGGCGCGAAGTCATCACCCGCTTCGGCGCGACAGCCGAAGAGGTCTTTCTCAAGGCCTATAGCGAGGCACTGTCGCTGTCTGCGGACCTGCCCAACTCGGCCGGCGACATCAGGAAGGTCCTCGACATTTTCCTGCTTGAGAAGGCGGCCTACGAGATCGCCTACGAAGCGCGCAATCGTCCCAAATGGCTGCCGATCCCGTTGAACGGTTTTGCCAATATCCTGACCCGCCTCTCGGAGAGCCGCTCATGA
- the glgB gene encoding 1,4-alpha-glucan branching protein GlgB: MTTDFADIFFGVEPDAVQALAEGRHGDPFSILGPHRCADGRYSVRLFLPGASSVELVARETGLHLASAELVHPAGLFGAIIPEPSSYGLRVRWPDALQLTDDPYRFGPLLGDLDLHLVGEGTHYNLTRALGAIPMTIDDIAGVRFAVWAPNARRVSVVGDFNSWDGRRNPMRLRPQAGVWEIFIPHLTVGERYKFEILDQHGNLLPQKADPVARAAEPAPSTASVVASTDPFDWSDAAWMEGRRAVDKRAEAISVYEVHAGSWLRDMSDGARMLNWVELSQRLIPYVRDMGFTHIELLPIMEHPFGGSWGYQPLGLFAPTGRHGTPEDFAYFVDRCHGAGIGVILDWVPAHFPTDAWGLARFDGTALYEHEDPREGFHQDWNTLIYNLGRNEVKGFLIASALEWLEHYHIDGLRVDAVASMLYRDYSRSEGQWIPNRYGGRENLEAIEFFKHLNSIVHERFPHALTIAEESTAFPNITRSPEEGGLGFDMKWNMGWMHDTLHYMSDDPVYRQYHHGSMTFGMIYAYSEHFILPFSHDEVVHGKGSLLAKMPGDEWQKMANLRALFGFMWGHPGKKLLFMGCEIGQRSEWSHDASVEWDLIDDPAHAGLQRLVRDLNRIYGHFACLHYGDSEPSGFEWAVADDAHNSVLAMLRYDRERRQAALVVSNFTPVPRPDYRLGVSFAGHWRKILDTDASIYAGTGTGSGDRHSEEIGAHGRNQSVRLDLPGLSTMIFLHEKTPAGQAPG; the protein is encoded by the coding sequence ATGACGACAGACTTCGCCGACATCTTCTTCGGTGTGGAGCCGGATGCGGTCCAGGCCCTCGCCGAGGGACGCCATGGCGATCCGTTTTCCATCCTCGGCCCGCATCGGTGCGCGGACGGTCGATATAGTGTCCGGCTGTTCCTGCCCGGCGCGTCCTCCGTCGAGCTCGTTGCGCGCGAGACCGGTTTGCATCTCGCGTCTGCCGAGCTCGTCCATCCGGCCGGCCTGTTTGGCGCAATCATCCCGGAGCCTTCTTCCTACGGTCTGCGGGTGCGCTGGCCCGACGCGCTCCAGCTGACCGACGACCCCTACAGGTTCGGTCCCTTGCTCGGCGACCTCGATCTTCATCTCGTCGGCGAAGGCACGCATTACAACCTGACGCGCGCGCTCGGCGCCATTCCGATGACGATCGACGATATTGCAGGCGTGCGTTTTGCCGTATGGGCGCCAAATGCGCGGCGTGTCTCCGTGGTCGGCGACTTCAACAGCTGGGATGGTCGGCGCAATCCGATGCGATTGCGGCCCCAGGCCGGTGTCTGGGAGATCTTCATCCCGCATCTGACCGTCGGCGAGCGCTACAAGTTCGAAATCCTCGATCAGCACGGCAATCTCCTGCCCCAGAAGGCCGATCCGGTGGCGAGGGCGGCCGAGCCGGCTCCTTCGACTGCCTCCGTGGTTGCCTCCACCGATCCCTTCGACTGGTCAGACGCGGCCTGGATGGAGGGGCGGCGCGCCGTCGACAAACGGGCCGAGGCGATCAGCGTCTACGAGGTGCATGCCGGCTCGTGGCTGCGCGACATGAGCGATGGCGCGCGCATGCTGAACTGGGTCGAGCTGTCGCAGCGGCTCATTCCCTATGTGCGAGACATGGGCTTCACTCATATAGAGCTCCTGCCGATCATGGAGCATCCCTTCGGCGGGTCCTGGGGCTATCAGCCACTTGGCCTGTTTGCGCCGACCGGCCGCCACGGCACGCCGGAGGATTTCGCCTATTTCGTCGACCGCTGCCATGGCGCAGGGATCGGCGTCATTCTCGACTGGGTCCCGGCGCATTTTCCGACCGACGCCTGGGGACTGGCACGGTTCGACGGAACCGCACTCTACGAGCATGAAGATCCGCGCGAAGGTTTCCACCAGGACTGGAACACGCTGATCTACAATCTCGGCCGCAACGAGGTCAAAGGCTTCCTGATCGCCAGCGCCCTGGAATGGCTCGAGCACTATCACATCGACGGACTGCGCGTGGATGCGGTCGCCTCCATGCTCTACCGCGACTATAGCCGGTCCGAGGGCCAATGGATTCCCAATCGTTACGGCGGGCGCGAAAACCTCGAGGCGATCGAGTTCTTCAAGCATCTGAACAGCATCGTGCACGAACGATTTCCGCATGCGCTGACGATAGCGGAGGAATCGACGGCCTTTCCCAACATTACCCGCTCGCCGGAGGAAGGCGGGCTCGGCTTCGACATGAAATGGAACATGGGCTGGATGCATGACACGCTCCATTACATGTCGGACGATCCCGTCTATCGCCAATATCACCATGGCTCGATGACATTCGGGATGATCTATGCCTATAGCGAGCATTTCATCCTGCCCTTTTCCCACGACGAGGTCGTTCACGGCAAAGGATCGTTGCTCGCCAAGATGCCGGGCGACGAATGGCAGAAAATGGCCAATCTGCGCGCGCTCTTCGGTTTCATGTGGGGCCATCCCGGCAAGAAGCTCCTCTTCATGGGATGCGAGATCGGCCAGAGATCGGAATGGAGCCACGACGCATCGGTAGAATGGGATCTGATCGATGATCCCGCCCATGCCGGCCTGCAACGGCTGGTGCGCGACCTCAACCGCATCTACGGCCATTTCGCCTGCCTGCACTATGGCGACAGCGAGCCCTCCGGTTTCGAGTGGGCCGTCGCCGACGACGCGCATAATTCGGTTCTTGCCATGCTGCGCTATGACCGCGAGCGCCGCCAGGCAGCCCTCGTCGTGTCGAACTTCACGCCGGTTCCCCGCCCGGATTACCGGCTCGGCGTCTCCTTTGCCGGCCATTGGCGAAAGATCCTCGATACGGACGCATCGATCTATGCAGGCACCGGCACGGGCAGCGGCGACCGCCACAGCGAAGAGATCGGCGCACACGGGCGCAACCAGTCGGTCCGTCTCGATCTGCCGGGACTGTCGACAATGATTTTTCTGCATGAGAAGACCCCCGCCGGCCAGGCACCTGGTTGA
- a CDS encoding Crp/Fnr family transcriptional regulator — protein sequence MAPSQTQISNRMLTALEPQDFALLAPHLERVDLPAHFCIAEPRKKLDYVYFLETGIGAVMTVSANGQTAEAGMFGWEGFVPTATIVGDDQVPYRVEINVAGSGYRVPIEAMRQATMQSTSFQVPLIKYMHVFATQVAYTALANIRYLLDQRLARWILMCHDRLRSDEMAITHDYIALMLGARRPGVTTSLHVLEGHRLIRSVRGSIVVLNRAGLEKFAAGSYGVPEEEFERLIGGR from the coding sequence ATGGCGCCAAGTCAGACACAGATTTCGAACCGCATGTTGACCGCGCTCGAGCCGCAGGACTTCGCGCTTCTGGCCCCGCACCTGGAGCGGGTCGATCTGCCGGCGCATTTCTGCATCGCGGAGCCGCGCAAGAAGCTCGATTACGTCTACTTTCTTGAAACAGGTATCGGTGCGGTGATGACGGTCTCCGCCAACGGCCAGACCGCCGAAGCAGGAATGTTCGGCTGGGAGGGCTTCGTGCCGACGGCCACTATCGTCGGTGACGACCAAGTTCCCTACCGGGTCGAGATCAACGTCGCCGGCTCCGGTTACCGGGTGCCGATCGAGGCAATGCGTCAGGCGACCATGCAGAGTACCTCTTTCCAGGTGCCGCTCATCAAGTACATGCATGTCTTTGCCACGCAGGTCGCCTATACCGCACTCGCCAATATCCGCTATCTGCTCGATCAGCGCCTCGCGCGCTGGATCCTGATGTGTCACGATCGCCTTCGCAGCGACGAGATGGCGATCACCCATGACTATATTGCCTTGATGCTCGGAGCCCGCAGACCCGGCGTCACCACCTCTCTTCACGTCCTGGAAGGACATCGTCTGATCCGTTCGGTGCGCGGATCGATCGTCGTTCTCAACCGCGCCGGCCTCGAAAAATTCGCAGCCGGCTCCTACGGGGTTCCGGAGGAGGAATTCGAACGGCTCATCGGAGGCCGCTAA
- a CDS encoding TIGR02587 family membrane protein: MDQLAQQTTNSDFDGWRFAAGLGRGFAGALIFALPMFMTMEMWELGFSMDRGRLLLLLIVNIPLLVLLSNEIGFEATYTWGDALRDAAIAYAIGIVSSATILAAVGVLQFEQPFIEIVGKIAVQAVPASIGALLARSQLNGDSDEDDEDPVQKGPRDYAREMFLMAIGALFLGLNVAPTEEMILLSYKMTPSHVLAVLVMSLIVMHGFVYAVSFKGGHEIGEDVAAWHMVIRFTLPGYVIALLVSAYALWTFEQFGDSSAWPVLASVIVLGLPCSIGAAAARLIL; this comes from the coding sequence ATGGACCAGCTCGCGCAACAGACCACGAATTCCGACTTCGACGGTTGGCGATTTGCCGCCGGCCTTGGCCGCGGCTTTGCCGGGGCATTGATCTTCGCCTTGCCGATGTTCATGACGATGGAAATGTGGGAGCTCGGCTTTTCCATGGATCGCGGCCGGCTGCTGCTCTTGCTGATCGTCAACATCCCGCTTCTGGTCCTCTTGTCGAACGAGATAGGCTTCGAAGCCACCTACACATGGGGCGACGCCTTGCGCGATGCGGCAATCGCCTATGCGATCGGCATTGTCTCTTCTGCAACCATCCTTGCTGCAGTCGGCGTCCTGCAATTTGAACAACCCTTCATCGAGATCGTCGGAAAGATCGCCGTGCAAGCCGTCCCGGCCAGCATCGGCGCGCTGCTTGCCCGCAGCCAGCTTAACGGCGACAGCGACGAGGACGACGAGGATCCGGTGCAAAAGGGTCCGCGAGACTACGCGCGCGAGATGTTCCTGATGGCGATCGGGGCGCTGTTTCTCGGGCTGAATGTCGCCCCCACAGAGGAGATGATCCTGCTCTCCTACAAGATGACGCCATCGCATGTCCTTGCAGTCCTGGTCATGTCTCTGATCGTGATGCATGGCTTCGTCTATGCAGTCTCTTTCAAGGGTGGGCACGAGATCGGCGAGGATGTGGCCGCCTGGCATATGGTCATCCGTTTCACGTTGCCCGGATATGTCATCGCACTTCTCGTCAGCGCCTACGCGCTGTGGACCTTCGAGCAGTTCGGAGATTCCTCCGCATGGCCGGTGCTTGCGAGCGTCATCGTCCTCGGCCTGCCCTGTTCCATTGGCGCGGCTGCCGCGCGGCTGATATTGTGA
- a CDS encoding ATP-binding protein has protein sequence MGLTRGFTIVGRAAIAAIVCLFAAFCVVLAVWLHSSYSSAVRRGEEQVVATAKIVAANAVWINSLARQTLDRMDNAFGSAIDPDDGDLSRRLNQATAALPTNATAYVIAADGTLIYSTDREGSPADILDQTYFRRLANGADAYTSAMTQMGNTGRRIFLSAARIERDHRFLGVAVLAFDIGMLRSIWDASPLGPGSTVSFFRRDGKLIARHPEPPDMVDLGNYVLFTDYMRKATSGTYLSTSPVDHVKRLVAYRIVERTPFVAIASADIGLILRPFWNDVAIALLLTALVSAATVAAGLKILSLARTDARHAAELGEALRTNQVLMREIHHRVKNNLQTVMGLVRLQGLTPETVQRLNDRILAMAAVHEQMYGFDQFDSVNARQLVPNLSRTLVGLHEQAVDLVFELDDIKIDAEKATPFTLLLNELLTNSMKYAFADRNQALIRIRLLRQPDDTVLFELSDDGIGYDPAAARSGMGSRLIKALVAEMGGSFTIARVDGTVFTARLALSHER, from the coding sequence ATGGGCCTGACCAGAGGCTTTACGATTGTCGGTAGGGCTGCCATCGCCGCAATTGTCTGCCTGTTTGCCGCCTTTTGCGTCGTTTTGGCGGTTTGGCTGCATTCGAGCTATTCCTCCGCGGTCCGGCGCGGCGAGGAACAGGTCGTTGCGACTGCAAAGATCGTCGCGGCAAACGCAGTCTGGATCAACTCTTTGGCGCGTCAGACCCTCGATCGCATGGACAATGCCTTCGGCTCGGCGATCGACCCCGACGATGGCGACCTGTCGAGGCGGCTGAACCAGGCGACCGCAGCACTTCCGACGAACGCGACCGCCTATGTGATCGCCGCCGACGGCACGCTCATCTATTCGACCGACCGAGAGGGGTCGCCTGCCGATATCCTCGATCAGACCTATTTCCGCCGGCTCGCCAACGGGGCGGACGCCTATACGTCGGCGATGACGCAGATGGGCAATACCGGACGACGCATATTTCTTTCGGCCGCCCGCATTGAGCGTGACCACAGGTTCCTGGGCGTGGCGGTGCTTGCCTTCGATATCGGCATGCTGCGTTCCATCTGGGACGCCTCGCCGCTTGGCCCCGGCTCCACCGTCAGTTTCTTCCGGCGTGACGGCAAGCTGATCGCGCGTCACCCCGAGCCGCCGGACATGGTCGATCTCGGCAACTATGTACTCTTTACAGACTACATGCGGAAGGCGACGTCAGGCACCTACCTATCGACTTCACCGGTCGACCATGTCAAGCGCCTGGTGGCCTATCGCATCGTCGAGCGTACGCCCTTTGTCGCGATCGCTTCGGCCGATATCGGCCTGATCCTGAGACCGTTTTGGAACGATGTCGCAATCGCGCTCCTTCTTACGGCGCTCGTCTCGGCTGCCACTGTTGCTGCGGGACTGAAAATTCTCAGTCTCGCGCGCACGGATGCCCGCCATGCGGCCGAACTTGGCGAAGCGTTGCGAACCAACCAGGTCCTGATGCGCGAAATCCACCACCGCGTGAAGAACAATCTGCAGACCGTGATGGGGCTTGTACGACTGCAAGGGTTGACGCCTGAAACCGTCCAGAGGTTGAACGACAGGATCCTCGCCATGGCGGCTGTGCACGAGCAGATGTACGGCTTCGATCAGTTCGACAGCGTCAACGCCCGCCAGCTCGTCCCGAACCTTTCGCGCACGCTGGTCGGGCTGCACGAGCAAGCTGTCGATCTCGTCTTCGAACTCGACGATATCAAGATCGATGCCGAAAAGGCGACGCCATTCACGCTTCTGCTGAACGAGTTGCTGACAAACAGCATGAAATACGCTTTCGCCGACAGGAACCAGGCATTGATCCGGATCCGCCTCCTGCGGCAACCGGACGACACGGTGCTTTTTGAACTTTCCGATGACGGGATCGGCTACGATCCGGCGGCTGCAAGATCGGGCATGGGCAGCCGGCTGATCAAGGCCCTGGTTGCTGAAATGGGTGGATCTTTTACCATTGCGCGTGTCGACGGTACGGTTTTCACGGCGCGGCTGGCGCTGTCGCACGAGCGGTAG
- a CDS encoding alpha-amylase family protein: MINDLWYKNAVVYCLSVETFMDGNGDGVGDFQGLARRLDYLAGLGITAIWLMPFQTSPGRDDGYDVSDYYNVDPRYGTLGDFVEFTHGAKQRGIRVLIDLVVNHTSDQHPWFQEARKDEQSIYRDWYVWSKEKPDDADQGMVFPGVQKTTWTRDTVAGQYYFHRFYDFQPDLNTSNPHVQAEILKIMGFWIQLGVSGFRMDAVPFVIAEKGAGLKKPREQFNMLRTLREFLQWRQGDAIILAEANVLPKTDLDYFGEDGDRMHMMFNFQVNQTLFYALAGSDCAPLAKALEATRMRPQSAQWGQFLRNHDELDLGRLSETQRNRVFAAFGPEKTMQLYDRGIRRRFAPMLDGNQNRLRMAYSLMFSLPGTPVLRYGDEIGMGDDLSLPERNCARTPMQWSTEPHAGFTKSEKPILPVISGGPYGYEHINVADQRRSPQSMLNWMERLIRMRKEAPEVGWGDYSVLDVEESGVLAIRYDWRNNAVLIVHNLNEKPVEVTIDPGLKVGGDLLIDIADGTDSRADAAGRHCLYLDGYAYKWFRVGGLDYLLKRTEV; this comes from the coding sequence ATGATCAACGATCTCTGGTACAAGAACGCGGTCGTCTATTGCCTGTCAGTCGAGACATTCATGGATGGAAACGGCGATGGCGTCGGTGACTTCCAGGGACTTGCCAGGCGACTCGACTACCTCGCCGGTCTCGGTATCACCGCGATCTGGCTGATGCCGTTCCAGACGTCTCCCGGCAGGGACGACGGTTATGACGTTTCAGATTATTACAATGTCGATCCCCGCTACGGCACGCTCGGCGACTTCGTCGAATTTACTCATGGGGCCAAGCAGCGCGGCATTCGCGTTCTGATCGATCTTGTCGTCAATCACACCTCCGACCAACACCCCTGGTTTCAGGAGGCGCGAAAGGACGAGCAGTCGATCTACCGCGACTGGTATGTCTGGTCGAAAGAAAAGCCCGACGACGCCGATCAGGGAATGGTCTTTCCCGGCGTTCAGAAAACCACCTGGACGCGCGACACGGTCGCCGGCCAGTATTACTTTCACCGCTTCTACGATTTCCAGCCGGACCTCAATACCTCAAATCCCCACGTGCAGGCCGAGATCCTGAAGATCATGGGCTTCTGGATCCAGCTCGGTGTCTCCGGGTTCCGGATGGACGCCGTTCCTTTCGTGATCGCCGAAAAGGGCGCCGGCCTGAAGAAGCCGCGCGAACAGTTCAACATGCTGCGCACCTTGCGCGAATTCCTGCAATGGCGCCAGGGCGACGCCATCATCCTTGCAGAGGCCAACGTGCTGCCGAAGACGGATCTCGACTATTTCGGCGAGGACGGCGACCGGATGCACATGATGTTCAACTTCCAGGTCAATCAGACATTGTTTTACGCGCTTGCAGGCAGCGACTGCGCGCCGCTTGCAAAGGCGCTCGAGGCGACCCGCATGCGCCCGCAATCGGCACAATGGGGCCAGTTCTTGAGGAACCATGACGAGCTCGATCTCGGCCGCTTGAGCGAGACCCAGCGCAACCGGGTCTTTGCCGCCTTCGGACCCGAAAAGACCATGCAGCTTTACGATCGCGGCATCAGACGGCGGTTCGCGCCGATGCTCGACGGCAACCAAAACCGTCTGCGCATGGCCTACTCGCTGATGTTTTCGCTGCCGGGCACGCCGGTGCTGCGCTACGGCGACGAGATCGGCATGGGCGATGACCTGTCCCTGCCCGAACGCAATTGCGCCCGCACACCGATGCAATGGTCGACCGAGCCGCATGCCGGCTTCACCAAGAGTGAAAAGCCGATCCTGCCGGTCATCTCGGGCGGCCCCTACGGGTATGAGCATATCAATGTCGCCGACCAGCGCAGGAGCCCGCAATCCATGCTGAACTGGATGGAGCGCCTGATCAGGATGCGCAAGGAAGCACCCGAAGTCGGGTGGGGAGACTATAGCGTCCTTGACGTTGAAGAGAGCGGCGTCCTTGCCATCCGCTATGACTGGCGCAACAACGCAGTCCTCATCGTCCATAACCTAAACGAAAAACCGGTCGAGGTTACGATCGATCCCGGTCTCAAAGTCGGTGGTGACCTCTTGATCGACATTGCCGATGGCACCGACAGCCGGGCAGACGCGGCCGGTCGCCACTGCCTTTATCTTGATGGATACGCCTACAAATGGTTTCGCGTCGGCGGGCTCGATTACCTGCTGAAGCGCACGGAGGTCTAG